A single window of Trueperaceae bacterium DNA harbors:
- a CDS encoding PEGA domain-containing protein: MAKSAPRVIALLILLCTGAALAQIAIPTLGSRGDPARSEELSALIDAFTAELRARVAASGLEVSNAELITPGIAGSLDPEYAKLIADIDDKRYAVSGEIAVAEDERAQSPFVVNMIVVDAEQNRATDLISRPLSEESLRMTAAGLARVIVRFTEQELALPPGDAGLFVSSQPGEADVYLDGLLVGRTSELDVIMLAPGRYQLEIRKEGFLPEVRTVELRSGTTTFSTVPLTAIVGGSIQVVSTPPAEVFLDGESQGYTPLFIPAPPGVQSVRLERDGFEPVIATVPVRNYRVSRLDLQLEPEREPLLYWSLEPEYLVLIDGIIQPNGHAPSVVPGLIEVEVRRGRERYVHQVVLPANGAFELNLQTGELTRLGSR; the protein is encoded by the coding sequence ATGGCAAAGTCGGCGCCGCGCGTCATCGCCCTCCTGATCCTGCTATGCACTGGCGCGGCACTTGCGCAAATTGCGATCCCAACCCTTGGCAGCCGCGGCGACCCGGCTCGAAGCGAGGAGCTCTCGGCCCTCATCGACGCTTTCACGGCCGAGCTGCGAGCTCGTGTTGCGGCCTCGGGCCTGGAGGTCAGCAACGCCGAACTGATAACCCCGGGGATCGCCGGCAGCCTGGACCCCGAGTACGCGAAGCTCATCGCCGACATCGACGACAAGCGCTACGCGGTGTCAGGCGAGATCGCGGTGGCCGAGGACGAGAGGGCGCAAAGCCCTTTCGTCGTCAACATGATCGTGGTCGACGCCGAACAGAACCGGGCGACCGACCTGATCAGCCGACCGCTGTCCGAGGAGAGCCTGCGGATGACGGCTGCCGGCCTGGCGCGGGTGATCGTACGCTTCACCGAGCAGGAACTCGCCTTGCCGCCGGGCGACGCCGGACTGTTCGTCTCCAGCCAGCCCGGCGAGGCTGACGTCTACCTAGATGGGCTTCTCGTAGGCCGTACCTCGGAACTCGATGTGATCATGCTCGCCCCCGGTCGCTATCAGCTGGAGATCCGCAAGGAGGGGTTCCTGCCGGAGGTAAGGACCGTGGAGCTCCGCTCCGGGACGACCACGTTCTCGACAGTGCCGCTCACGGCGATCGTCGGCGGGTCGATACAGGTGGTGAGCACTCCGCCGGCCGAGGTCTTCCTCGACGGCGAGTCGCAGGGCTACACCCCTCTCTTCATCCCGGCCCCACCCGGCGTCCAGTCGGTGCGGCTCGAGCGCGACGGCTTCGAGCCGGTGATCGCGACGGTCCCGGTTCGGAACTACCGGGTGAGCCGCCTCGACCTGCAGCTGGAGCCGGAACGGGAACCGCTCCTCTACTGGTCGCTCGAGCCGGAGTACCTGGTGCTCATCGACGGGATCATCCAGCCGAACGGTCACGCCCCTTCGGTCGTCCCCGGGCTCATCGAGGTCGAGGTTCGGCGGGGCCGCGAGCGGTACGTGCATCAGGTCGTGCTGCCGGCGAACGGCGCGTTTGAGCTGAACCTGCAGACGGGCGAACTGACGAGGTTGGGCAGCCGCTAG
- a CDS encoding diaminopropionate ammonia-lyase: protein MFEFHLNSGARERLEGLTTRSAAIDFHRQLPGYRPTSLHSCDRLAERLGLAHLLVKEESSRFGLPAYKILGASWAIYNLLLEVTGLSTLDELRTGLADSDLTLLSATDGNHGRAVARAAGWFGLAAEIFVPADIGPVRIEALLAEGARVRRIAGSYDEAVRQAAASSGKDRLLIQDTSWPGYEQVPSWIVEGYGTILAEAEEQLAGAEPIDLVLVQIGVGSLAAATTAHFHTWERRPRLVGVEPLGADCLLRSVRAGRAVTVPGPHRSVMAGLNCGTPSAAALPLLLSGMDAFLSVPDEYAFEAMRLLAAEGIVAGESGAAGVAGLLALTEDQAVAEAVGIDRVTRALVIVTEAATDPVSYEQAVGRPPGVVRRGQYSRG, encoded by the coding sequence GTGTTCGAGTTCCACTTGAACAGCGGCGCCCGCGAGCGCCTCGAGGGTCTGACCACCCGAAGTGCAGCGATCGACTTCCACCGGCAACTGCCGGGCTACCGGCCCACGTCGCTGCACTCGTGCGACCGGCTGGCGGAGCGCCTGGGCCTGGCTCATCTGCTCGTCAAGGAGGAATCGTCCCGGTTCGGGCTCCCCGCCTACAAGATCCTCGGCGCCTCGTGGGCCATCTACAACCTACTCCTCGAAGTTACGGGCCTCTCGACCCTCGACGAGCTACGGACCGGGCTCGCAGACTCGGACCTGACCCTGTTGAGCGCGACCGACGGGAACCATGGCCGGGCGGTCGCGCGAGCCGCCGGCTGGTTCGGTCTTGCGGCCGAGATATTCGTCCCGGCCGACATCGGGCCCGTGAGGATCGAAGCGCTGCTGGCCGAGGGCGCTCGCGTGAGGAGGATCGCTGGCAGCTACGACGAGGCGGTACGGCAGGCTGCGGCGAGCAGCGGCAAGGACCGGTTGCTCATCCAGGACACCTCCTGGCCCGGCTACGAGCAGGTACCGAGCTGGATAGTGGAGGGGTACGGCACGATATTGGCCGAGGCAGAGGAGCAGCTGGCGGGGGCCGAGCCCATCGACCTGGTGCTCGTGCAGATCGGAGTGGGCTCCCTTGCCGCCGCCACCACGGCGCACTTCCACACGTGGGAACGACGCCCCCGGTTAGTGGGGGTGGAGCCGCTGGGAGCCGATTGCCTGCTACGGTCGGTCCGGGCCGGTCGAGCGGTCACCGTCCCCGGTCCACACCGATCGGTCATGGCCGGGCTCAACTGCGGAACCCCATCGGCCGCCGCGCTGCCGCTGCTGCTTTCCGGCATGGACGCGTTCCTGAGCGTCCCCGACGAGTACGCCTTCGAAGCGATGCGGCTGCTCGCCGCAGAGGGGATCGTCGCTGGAGAGAGCGGTGCTGCCGGCGTCGCTGGTCTGCTGGCCCTTACAGAGGATCAGGCTGTCGCCGAAGCGGTCGGTATCGACCGTGTTACCAGAGCGCTCGTGATCGTCACCGAGGCGGCAACCGATCCGGTGTCGTACGAGCAGGCGGTGGGCCGGCCACCGGGTGTCGTCAGGAGGGGCCAGTACTCGCGAGGTTAG
- a CDS encoding metallophosphoesterase family protein: MRYLLLSDIHGNDIALEAVLDDARRRRWDQVLFLGDLVGYYTRPEQAARRLMELEPAVCLMGNHDQLLLDLADGKPGSNMNMESEIVTFVIGKHLEELSSESIEFLRGFRSSAKAERWQAVHGALLRRWDYISSMQSAQANFPLLERPICFVGHTHVPKVFASVNAGREELWRVFSFDNDRTTYRIPPRARLFFNPGSIGQPRDGSPLASYAIYDEEMGTIELRRVEFDLVAVQRSVRENGYPEPLAARLAKGR; encoded by the coding sequence GTGCGCTACCTCCTCCTGAGCGACATCCACGGCAACGACATCGCCCTGGAGGCGGTCCTCGACGACGCTCGCCGGAGGCGCTGGGATCAAGTCCTCTTCCTCGGCGACCTCGTCGGTTACTACACCCGGCCAGAACAGGCGGCTCGGAGGCTGATGGAGCTCGAACCCGCGGTATGCCTGATGGGGAACCACGATCAACTCCTGCTCGACCTGGCAGACGGCAAGCCTGGCTCGAACATGAACATGGAGAGCGAGATAGTCACGTTCGTCATCGGCAAGCACCTCGAGGAGCTGTCGAGCGAATCGATAGAGTTCCTGCGCGGCTTCAGGTCGTCCGCCAAGGCCGAGAGATGGCAGGCGGTGCACGGAGCGCTGCTCCGGCGCTGGGACTACATCTCCTCCATGCAGAGCGCTCAGGCGAACTTCCCGCTCCTGGAGCGGCCGATCTGCTTCGTCGGTCATACCCACGTCCCCAAGGTCTTCGCGTCGGTGAACGCCGGCCGCGAGGAGCTCTGGCGCGTCTTCTCCTTCGACAACGATCGGACCACCTACCGGATCCCGCCCCGCGCCCGGCTCTTCTTCAACCCTGGCTCGATCGGCCAGCCGCGCGACGGAAGTCCGCTCGCTTCGTACGCCATCTACGACGAGGAGATGGGCACCATCGAACTTCGAAGGGTCGAGTTCGATCTGGTTGCGGTGCAGCGGTCGGTCCGCGAGAACGGCTACCCGGAACCGTTGGCCGCCCGGCTGGCGAAGGGCAGATGA